The window AGGCTCTCAGGTGAAGCAAACAACGCGCTCCAGCCGTTCCAGACGCGCCGCACTGACCGGACTGCTGCCCGGCCTGTTGCTGGGCCTGGCCGGCGTCAGTTCGGCCCAGACCATGGTGGAAACCGTCACGTCCGTCGGCATCCAGAACACCTTGAACTCGGCGACCACTGTTCCCAAACTTCCCACACTGCCCACAGCCGCACAGAACACGGCGACTCAAGACCAAAACGCCCCAGGTGCGGCCCAGGGGACGGCCGCGCCAGGCCCGACCACCCCGCCCATTCCCCCACTGACCCCGGCCCAACAGGCCGGGCTGGAAAAGGCGCAGGCGGCCTATGCGGCCAAGCAGTACGCCCAGGCCCGCAGCGGCTTTGAGGCACTGGTGGCGCAGAACTACGGCCATCCGGAACCGCATTTCGGGCTGGCGCTGGCACTGCTGGCGCTGGGCAACGACAAGGGCGCGGCCTTTGAGCTAAGACAGTTCGTGACGTTGGCCCCCGACCGCTACGAGGGACCGTACAACCTGGGCGTGATTGCGGGCCGGGCCGGGGATCACGCGGGGGCGCTGCAACTGTACGCTCAGGCCGTCACGCTGATGGAGGGCAAGGCCCCCGCCGCCACCCAGCGCCAGATTCTCGAGGCCCTGGCCGCCGAACAGACCCGGCTGGCCGACTTCGCCGCCCTGAGCGCCACCCTGGCCCAGATCACCGCGCTGGCCCCCGAGGACCTGGACGCCGGCTACCGGCTGGCGCAGGCCCGGACCCTGGCGGGCCAGGGGGCCGAGGCGCTGCCCGGCCTGTACGCGGTGCTGCAGGCCGACGGCACCCGCATGGACGCGGCGCTGCTGCTGGCCGACATCTACGTGGCCCAGGGATTGCCGGACCGGGCCGTGCGCGAGCTGGACGCCGCGGTTAAGCGGGTCAGGAAGGCCAGCGAGCGCTCGGCGTTGCTGCTGCGCAAGGCCGACATCCTGGCGGCTGGCAAGGACACCCGTGGGGCGGTCCTGGCCGCGAGCGCCGCCGCCAAGGCCGACAAGTACAACGCCGCCGCGTTCGCGCGTGAAGGCGAATTGCGCGCGCTGCGCAATGACCGGTCGGGCGCGTTGACCGCGTACCTGAGCGCGGTGCGGCTGGCCCCGGACAACGCCGCCTACCGCACGGCGCTGGCCGGCGTCCGCCTGACCCTGGGCCGCTTCGACGAGGCCGCCGCCGACACCACGCTGGCATTGAAACTCAAGCCCGATACGGCCACGTCGGCGCGGGCGCTGTACGTGCGCGGCCTTGCCGCCTACCGCCAGAACCGGCTGCTGGACGCGGTGGTGGCGCTCAAGGAAAGCCACAGACGCCGCCCCGACGCCGACACTGCGCTGTGGCTGGGCCTGAGCCACTACGCCCGGCAGGACTACCCGGCGGCCGCGAGCGCCCTGGCCGACAGCGTGCGGCTGAGCCCCACCCCCACGGCGCGGCTGAATCTGGCCTCCGCCCTGCTGGCGAGCGCGCGCTACGCGGAGGCGGAGGCCGTGCTGCGCGGTCTGGTCACGGAAGACCCCAAGGCCGCCGACGCGTGGTACATGCTGGGATTGGCCCAGCGCTCGCAGCGCCAGGACGATCAGGCCCGGATCTCACTCAAGGTGGCCGCCGATCTGGGCAACAGCAAGGCCAGGGATGCCCTGAAGTAAAGGAGGCAGGAACGGCGGCGCTCAGGGTTGATCTGGCCCTGAGCGCCGCCGTTTGTCGTTCGGTCTCTTTGTCTTGGCCGCCTGCAGTTGCTGATCCGCACCCCCACACGTCCCAGCGTGCCTTACCCACACGCTTTTTTTGTAAGCTGAGGCACGGCATTCAAGACAGGGCTGCCTTGCGGGCCAGAGTGTGCCGCTGACAGCGCCAGTGCTGGATCGATCAAGAGGGTTCAAGGGGGTTGTATGCGGGCAAACACGACAGAACACGGTCTCCCACGGGGACATGAACACATCACGCCTCACCATCCAGACCGCAGGCGGCCGATGACGGCCGGGAGAGCACGATGAGCAGACCCACCGCCACCCGCCGCTGGCCCGACATCCTGATCGGGGTTCTGGTGCTGCTGCTGCTGGCCGGCTTTGCTGCGCTGCTGCTGGGCCAGCGCAAGACGGCCACCACCACCACGCCCACCACGACAGCGCCGACGACTTCCGGCATACCCGCCGCGCCGGGGACAGCTGACGACACCACCACCATTACGCCCCCTGCGGCGGACACCGATACGACTCCGGACAGCGCAGCCACCGACAGCACCAACACTGCGGCCGCCTCCGACACCCCCTCCACCAGCGCCAGCCCTACCGCCACCGCGCCCACCGACACCGCACAGACGGCCGCGGCCACTGATGCGGTCACCGAGGCGCCCATCATTCCCGCCGCGCCCACGGCTGACGACACAGCCACCACCGGACCAGAAGCGACGCCGGATACGGCGGCCAGCACCGATGCCTCAACCGCTGAAACACCAGCCACCAGGACCCCCACCGCTGACGCTCAGCCCCCCCAGACCGAAACTCCCCAGGCCGAGATCACCGAACCGCCAGCCACTCCCACCGAAACCCCCACCGCCAGCACGGTTGCGCCGCGTAGCGGTGGCGCCGTTGCCACCAGCGAGAGCCGCACGCCGCTGCGCAGCGATTACCGCATCAGCCTGGGCACCTTCGGGAGCGTGGGCACGGCCCAGAGCCGCACCGCGCCAGTCAGCAGCCTGGGCTACACGGTTTATCCCATCGATCTGGGCAGCCAGGTGGTGGCGCAGGTTGGCCCCTTCGCCGACGAGGCCAGCGCCCGGCAGGCCCTGGGCGACATTCAGCGGGCCTACCCCGGCGCGCTGCTGTACCCGCCGCGCGCCAAGGCCACCGGCACCGCTGACAGCAGTTCGGGCAGCAGCTCCAGCAGCGATAGCGCCAGTTCTGCGCCTGCCCCGGCCAGCGCCCCGGCGGCGGCGCCCAGCGGCCCGATCTACCTGCAGGTGGGGGCCTTTGACCGCGTGGAGAGCGCCCAGAAGCTGGTGGACCAGTTGCGTGACCTGGGCTACGTGCCTACCGTCAACGCGCCCGAGGGCCGCAAGGTGACGGTGGCCGTCGGCCCCTACACCGGCGACGCCCTGACCCGCACCGAGAAGCGGCTGGATGACAACAATCTGGACCACTTCCGGGTGCGCTGATGGCCGAGGTTCCCACCGCCGCCATCAGCCGTCTGGTGACCTACCTGCGCATTCTGGAGCAACTGGAAACGCGGGAGGTCAGTCGCACCAGCAGCACCGACCTGGCCGAACGCGCCGGGGTCAGCGCCTTTCAGGTGCGCAAGGACCTGGCCTACTTCGGGCGCTTCGGCACGCGCGGCATGGGTTACACCGTGCCGATTCTCAAGCGGGAACTGGTGCGGGTGCTGGGTCTGAACCAGACCTGGAACGTGGTGATCGTGGGCGTCGGACGGCTGGGGCAGGCCATCGCCAACTATCCAGGGGCCAGCGACTACCAGTTTCAGTACGTGGGCCTGTTCGACGTCAGTCCTGAGCTGGTGGGGCGGCAGGTCCGGAACCTGACCGTGCGTCATATCGAGGAACTGCGCGACTTCGTG is drawn from Deinococcus radiopugnans ATCC 19172 and contains these coding sequences:
- a CDS encoding tetratricopeptide repeat protein; protein product: MKQTTRSSRSRRAALTGLLPGLLLGLAGVSSAQTMVETVTSVGIQNTLNSATTVPKLPTLPTAAQNTATQDQNAPGAAQGTAAPGPTTPPIPPLTPAQQAGLEKAQAAYAAKQYAQARSGFEALVAQNYGHPEPHFGLALALLALGNDKGAAFELRQFVTLAPDRYEGPYNLGVIAGRAGDHAGALQLYAQAVTLMEGKAPAATQRQILEALAAEQTRLADFAALSATLAQITALAPEDLDAGYRLAQARTLAGQGAEALPGLYAVLQADGTRMDAALLLADIYVAQGLPDRAVRELDAAVKRVRKASERSALLLRKADILAAGKDTRGAVLAASAAAKADKYNAAAFAREGELRALRNDRSGALTAYLSAVRLAPDNAAYRTALAGVRLTLGRFDEAAADTTLALKLKPDTATSARALYVRGLAAYRQNRLLDAVVALKESHRRRPDADTALWLGLSHYARQDYPAAASALADSVRLSPTPTARLNLASALLASARYAEAEAVLRGLVTEDPKAADAWYMLGLAQRSQRQDDQARISLKVAADLGNSKARDALK
- a CDS encoding SPOR domain-containing protein codes for the protein MSRPTATRRWPDILIGVLVLLLLAGFAALLLGQRKTATTTTPTTTAPTTSGIPAAPGTADDTTTITPPAADTDTTPDSAATDSTNTAAASDTPSTSASPTATAPTDTAQTAAATDAVTEAPIIPAAPTADDTATTGPEATPDTAASTDASTAETPATRTPTADAQPPQTETPQAEITEPPATPTETPTASTVAPRSGGAVATSESRTPLRSDYRISLGTFGSVGTAQSRTAPVSSLGYTVYPIDLGSQVVAQVGPFADEASARQALGDIQRAYPGALLYPPRAKATGTADSSSGSSSSSDSASSAPAPASAPAAAPSGPIYLQVGAFDRVESAQKLVDQLRDLGYVPTVNAPEGRKVTVAVGPYTGDALTRTEKRLDDNNLDHFRVR
- a CDS encoding redox-sensing transcriptional repressor Rex, producing MAEVPTAAISRLVTYLRILEQLETREVSRTSSTDLAERAGVSAFQVRKDLAYFGRFGTRGMGYTVPILKRELVRVLGLNQTWNVVIVGVGRLGQAIANYPGASDYQFQYVGLFDVSPELVGRQVRNLTVRHIEELRDFVRENKVDMGFLAVPPERAQDAAQALVDAGVRGILNFAPVVIGPRPTDERAADHRSVGGNFQQEIGDEWRGVIVENVDFLAGMKRLAFYTLNPHLKDSPVPEDNE